In Leptolyngbya sp. 'hensonii', a genomic segment contains:
- a CDS encoding Abi-alpha family protein gives MTEEIKSGLGSAVGEIVKAVAVPPAKIIGSWLGEILSINYSQWRVKQAAKVVEGAGEILAELGLEPTVCKPKVLLPLIEQASLEDDEDLTRKWMGLLASSVTGDSIHPSYPKILSELVQSEAKVIDYLYSLEVAFEALKGDKTTDGREKRQQALKQFRLKQLKESVALNDEVFSQSIDNLLRLRLCNHPEEYEDYEVVVDTSLDSDELDVRTESITNNFTDTGAIRLTNLGKSFVKACRGPQS, from the coding sequence ATGACTGAAGAAATCAAAAGTGGATTGGGTTCAGCAGTCGGTGAAATTGTTAAAGCTGTAGCAGTCCCTCCAGCCAAAATTATAGGTTCCTGGTTAGGAGAGATCCTTTCAATTAATTACTCTCAATGGAGAGTTAAGCAAGCAGCCAAAGTAGTAGAGGGTGCTGGAGAAATTCTTGCAGAACTAGGCTTAGAGCCAACAGTTTGTAAGCCTAAAGTATTGTTGCCATTAATTGAGCAAGCTTCTTTAGAAGATGATGAAGATTTAACTAGAAAGTGGATGGGGCTTTTAGCCTCTTCTGTAACTGGAGATTCTATACATCCGAGTTATCCCAAAATCCTCTCTGAACTTGTTCAAAGCGAAGCCAAAGTAATTGATTATTTGTACTCCTTAGAGGTAGCCTTTGAAGCTCTTAAAGGAGACAAAACCACTGATGGAAGAGAGAAACGGCAGCAGGCTCTAAAACAATTTCGCCTAAAGCAACTTAAAGAATCTGTAGCCCTTAATGATGAAGTCTTTTCTCAGTCAATTGATAACTTGTTAAGGCTTAGGCTTTGCAACCATCCCGAAGAATATGAAGATTATGAGGTTGTAGTCGATACATCTTTAGATAGTGATGAATTGGATGTACGTACTGAATCAATCACAAATAACTTTACTGACACTGGAGCTATTCGGCTTACAAATTTAGGGAAGAGTTTTGTGAAAGCCTGTCGTGGTCCCCAGTCTTAA
- a CDS encoding transposase, with protein MMIGDGLREIYDLNSVGFMTPPIYFVTFCTWERLELNLAARQVVMEACQYFHGERYVIFAGVVMPDHVHLLIQPWLKNSGKCWTIGSILHSIKGFSSKQIPSVMPHIGKVWQDGRHERRISGDRQFQATLNYIHQNPVASGIVSSSEFYPYLWSDPSSASVPLAF; from the coding sequence ATGATGATTGGTGATGGTTTGAGGGAAATATATGATTTGAATTCTGTAGGTTTTATGACCCCACCCATCTATTTTGTTACCTTTTGTACCTGGGAGCGTCTGGAGTTAAATCTTGCAGCGCGGCAAGTTGTGATGGAGGCTTGTCAGTATTTTCATGGAGAAAGGTACGTTATTTTTGCAGGTGTTGTGATGCCCGATCACGTTCATCTGCTGATTCAGCCGTGGCTGAAAAATTCAGGAAAATGCTGGACAATTGGCAGTATTTTGCACAGTATCAAAGGATTTAGTAGCAAGCAGATTCCGTCGGTGATGCCCCATATCGGTAAGGTATGGCAAGATGGTCGCCATGAACGGAGGATTTCCGGCGATCGCCAGTTTCAAGCCACGCTGAACTACATTCATCAAAATCCTGTAGCATCAGGTATTGTCAGTTCTTCGGAGTTTTATCCGTATCTCTGGAGCGATCCTTCCAGTGCGAGCGTCCCGCTCGCGTTCTAG
- a CDS encoding HEAT repeat domain-containing protein, whose product MNWQEYQDAVGELYAQMDNIGNVRKNITLPDKITGQARQIDVWLEYELKGHTISILIDAKYRKEKLDVKDVEEVFALANAVGADKSVIVALSGWTEPAQIKAESIGMDLKLWTLDQALNATVPNKKVKFLLSLLDSEDERYKHQAINDLAEFGIDASIAIPQLIKILEEKDKQLSNSASIALSKIGVKSVASLASLLDSNDLDIKRIAASTLEQIGEQAREAIPQLIKVIEDNDSDEEVRWYAVITIGKIGIPAKGAIPSLIKALQDPEPGVRAWSLYALGQMREFAKDAESIILELIPQELPNAIGNSVFMAGVEALDAIGFDIDVISVASPEDTSVQTAREWVVAIRESNFRAKELKREQAKNQGSIILEWRRPLSVGTPPQKSLEQFRKAHGET is encoded by the coding sequence ATGAACTGGCAAGAATACCAAGATGCTGTTGGCGAGCTTTATGCACAAATGGATAATATTGGAAATGTCCGCAAAAACATTACCTTGCCAGATAAAATCACGGGACAAGCTAGACAAATTGACGTTTGGTTAGAGTACGAGCTGAAAGGGCATACGATTAGTATTTTAATTGATGCAAAATATCGAAAAGAAAAATTAGATGTCAAAGATGTAGAAGAGGTTTTTGCGCTGGCGAATGCAGTTGGTGCAGATAAAAGTGTTATCGTTGCACTCAGCGGTTGGACTGAGCCAGCTCAGATTAAGGCTGAATCTATAGGCATGGATTTAAAGCTGTGGACGTTGGATCAAGCTTTGAATGCGACCGTTCCCAATAAGAAAGTAAAGTTTCTCTTATCACTCTTAGATAGTGAAGACGAACGTTACAAACATCAGGCAATTAATGACCTAGCTGAATTCGGAATTGATGCTAGCATTGCGATCCCTCAGTTAATTAAAATTTTAGAAGAAAAAGACAAGCAATTATCTAACTCTGCGTCAATTGCGCTATCGAAAATTGGTGTAAAATCTGTTGCTTCTCTGGCTAGTTTGCTTGATAGCAATGATCTTGATATTAAGAGAATAGCAGCAAGTACGCTTGAGCAAATAGGAGAACAAGCAAGGGAAGCGATCCCTCAACTTATTAAAGTGATTGAGGATAATGATTCTGATGAAGAAGTTCGTTGGTATGCAGTAATTACTATTGGGAAGATTGGTATACCAGCAAAAGGAGCGATACCAAGCCTAATCAAAGCTCTACAAGATCCTGAACCCGGCGTTCGAGCATGGTCACTTTACGCCTTAGGTCAAATGAGGGAATTTGCAAAAGATGCTGAATCAATCATTCTCGAATTGATACCGCAAGAACTTCCTAATGCAATAGGCAATAGCGTTTTCATGGCTGGAGTTGAGGCATTGGATGCGATTGGATTTGACATTGATGTAATTTCAGTTGCTAGTCCTGAAGATACAAGTGTTCAAACAGCTAGAGAATGGGTCGTTGCTATTAGGGAATCAAATTTTAGAGCTAAAGAATTAAAAAGAGAGCAGGCAAAGAACCAAGGCTCAATAATTTTAGAGTGGCGACGTCCCCTAAGTGTTGGTACTCCACCACAAAAAAGCTTAGAGCAATTTCGTAAAGCTCATGGAGAAACCTAA